A window of the Parasegetibacter sp. NRK P23 genome harbors these coding sequences:
- a CDS encoding type II toxin-antitoxin system VapC family toxin has product MKASLIDTDILSEFLRGNKKVISRVDEHLNEFGFISLSIITYYEILNGLLYKDAKKQLGKFEEFVDLNKVLPLTLKTVKVSASIQADLRKKGTEIGHTDTLIAGVAIGNDMQLVTNNTDHFKRIKGLSLDNWTK; this is encoded by the coding sequence ATGAAAGCATCCTTAATTGATACTGATATTCTATCAGAGTTTTTACGTGGCAATAAAAAGGTTATTTCAAGGGTTGACGAACATCTAAATGAGTTTGGATTCATCAGTTTGAGTATAATAACCTATTATGAGATTTTGAATGGCTTACTTTACAAAGACGCAAAGAAACAACTTGGTAAGTTTGAGGAATTTGTTGATCTAAATAAAGTACTTCCATTGACATTAAAAACAGTTAAAGTTTCTGCATCAATTCAGGCAGACCTTAGAAAGAAAGGGACTGAGATTGGGCATACAGATACATTGATCGCTGGCGTGGCCATAGGTAATGACATGCAACTTGTTACAAATAATACCGACCATTTTAAACGCATTAAAGGTCTATCGCTAGATAATTGGACCAAGTAA